One Prinia subflava isolate CZ2003 ecotype Zambia chromosome 9, Cam_Psub_1.2, whole genome shotgun sequence DNA segment encodes these proteins:
- the FHIP2A gene encoding FHF complex subunit HOOK interacting protein 2A isoform X1, whose amino-acid sequence MFSKFTSILQHAVEALAPSLPLQEDFVYHWKAITHYYIETSDDKAPVTDTNIPSHLEQMLDILVQEENERESGETGPCMEYLLHHKILETLYTLGKADCPPGMKQQVLAFYTKLLGRIRQPLLPHINVHRPVQKLIRLCGEVLATPTENEEIQFLCIVCAKLKQDPYLVNFFLEVIQDPVLHLCRRQNKLKAMALQGSASVITEDMIKDQESVTTDTGQPGQPEETPGAAGAEHMEKEDELPQQADELSFSLDELNVTPESSTACPNQDYNLVNSLLNLTKSPDGRIAVKACEGLMLLVSLPEPAAAKCLTQSTCLCELLTDRLATLYKALPQSLDPLDIETVEAINWGLDSYSHKEDASAFPGKRALISFLSWFDYCDQLIKEAQKTTAVAMAKAVRERFFIDVMEPQLMQTSEIGILTSTALLHRIVRQVTSDVLLQELVYFILGEHREPETLADISRHPLRHRLIEHCDHISDEISIMTLRMFEHLLQKPNEHILYNLVLRNLEERNYMEYKPPCQEDKDVVENGQIAGAVDLEEDPLFTDLSPDNTLSAQEWLSASPPVSPEHPKNDGKTEVHKIVNSFLCLVPDEAKSSYHVEGTGYDTYLRDAHRQFRDYCVICLRWEWPGAPRSLEKCNLEASFFEGHFLKVLFERMGRILDQPYDVNLQVTSVLSKLSLFPHPHIHEYLLDPYVNLASGCKSLFSVIVRVVGDLMVRIQRIPDFTPKLLLVRKRLLGLEPEGPIIDHMTLLEGVIVLEEFCKELAAIAFVKYHTSATP is encoded by the exons ctcgcaccttcccttccattACAAGAAGATTTTGTTTACCACTGGAAAGCAATCACCCATTACTACATAGAGACCtcag atGACAAAGCTCCTGTGACTGATACCAACATTCCCTCTCACCTGGAACAGATGTTGGATATTCTGgttcaagaagaaaatgagagggAATCGGGGGAAACAGGACCATGTATGGAATATTTGCTACATCACAAGATTTTGGAGACACTCTACACTCTAGGAAAAGCTGAT TGTCCTCCAGGAATGAAACAGCAAGTTCTGGCTTTTTATACAAAACTTCTTGGAAGAATACGACAGCCTCTTCTTCCCCACATAAATGTGCATAGGCCAGTGCAG AAATTAATCAGGCTGTGTGGTGAGGTTCTGGCAACAccaacagaaaatgaagaaattcagTTTCTCTGCATAGTATGTGCAAAGCTGAAACAGGATCCGTACCTGGTCAACTTCTTCCTTGAG GTCATTCAGGATCCTGTTTTGCACCTTTGCAGGAGGCAG AATAAGTTAAAAGCAATGGCTCTCCAAGGATCAGCAAGTGTAATCACAGAAGACATGATAAAAGACCAAGAGTCGGTGACAACAGACACGGGGCAGCCTGGCCAGCCCGAGGAGACGCCCGGTGCTGCTGGGGCCGAGCACATGGAGAAGGAGGATGAGCTCCCACAGCAGGCAGACGAGCTCTCTTTCAGTCTGGATGAACTCAATGTCACACCTGAGTCCTCCACTGCTTGTCCAAATCAAGACTACAATTTAGTGAATTCTCTGCTAAACCTCACTAAAAGTCCT GATGGCCGGATAGCAGTGAAGGCCTGTGAAGGTCTCATGCTTTTGGTGAGTTTGCCAGAACCAGCAGCTGCCAAGTGCCTGACTCAAAGCACTTGTTTATGTGAATTGTTGACAGACAGGCTGGCCACCCTCTACAAAGCCTTGCCTCAGTCACTGGATCCCTTAGACATTGAAACAGTGGAGGCAATTAACTGGGG CTTGGATTCCTATAGCCACAAAGAAGATGCATctgcttttccagggaaaagagCGTTGATTTCGTTTCTTTCTTGGTTTGACTACTGTGATCAACTCATCAAAGAAGCACAAAAG ACGACTGCTGTTGCTATGGCAAAAGCTGTGCGGGAACGATTCTTCATTGATGTTATGGAACCTCAGCTGATGCAAAC TTCAGAGATCGGAATCCTCACATCAACTGCACTGCTGCACCGCATTGTTCGTCAGGTGACGTCGGacgtgctgctgcaggagctggtgtATTTTATACTTGGAGAGCACAGGGAGCCAGAAACCCTGGCAGACATCAGCAGGCACCCCCTGCGACACCGGCTGATCGAGCACTGTGACCATATTTCTGACGAG ATCAGCATAATGACTTTACGAATGTTTGAGCACCTTTTGCAAAAACCCAATGAGCACATTCTTTATAATTTGGTTCTGAGAAATTTGGAAGAAAGAAACTACATGGAATACAAGCCTCCCTGTCAAGAAGATAAAGATGTTGTAGAGAATGGGCAGATTGCTGGAGCAGT AGACCTGGAGGAAGATCCATTATTTACTGATCTGTCTCCAGATAACACCTTGTCAGCTCAGGAGTGGCTCAGTGCTTCTCCACCTGTCAGTCCAGAACATCCGAAAAATGATGGGAAGACTGAAGTTCACAAAATTGTAAATAG ctttcTCTGTCTTGTACCTGATGAAGCAAAGTCCTCATACCATGTGGAGGGTACAGGTTATGATACTTACCTCAGAGATGCCCACAGACAA TTCCGGGATTATTGTGTCATTTGCTTACGGTGGGAGTGGCCTGGAGCTCCCAGATCTTTGGAAAAGTGCAATTTAGAAGCGTCGTTTTTTGAAGGACACTTCTTGAAAGTCCTGTTTGAAAGAATGGGCAGGATTCTTGATCAG CCCTATGATGTAAATTTACAAGTTACGTCAGTGTTGTCCAAACTGTCCCTGTTTCCCCATCCTCATATACACGAATATCTTTTGGATCCTTACGTCAACCTCGCCTCTGGCTGCAAGTCTCTCTTCTCTGTGATTGTCAGG GTCGTCGGGGACCTCATGGTCAGAATCCAGCGCATCCCAGATTTCACTCCCAAACTTCTGCTGGTCAGGAAGCGCCTGCTGGGCTTGGAGCCGGAGGGGCCCAT CATTGACCACATGACGTTACTAGAGGGCGTGATCGTGCTGGAGGAGTTCTGCAAGGAGCTGGCGGCCATCGCCTTTGTCAAGTACCACACCTCAGCCACGCCCTga
- the FHIP2A gene encoding FHF complex subunit HOOK interacting protein 2A isoform X2, with protein MFSKFTSILQHAVEALAPSLPLQEDFVYHWKAITHYYIETSDDKAPVTDTNIPSHLEQMLDILVQEENERESGETGPCMEYLLHHKILETLYTLGKADCPPGMKQQVLAFYTKLLGRIRQPLLPHINVHRPVQKLIRLCGEVLATPTENEEIQFLCIVCAKLKQDPYLVNFFLENKLKAMALQGSASVITEDMIKDQESVTTDTGQPGQPEETPGAAGAEHMEKEDELPQQADELSFSLDELNVTPESSTACPNQDYNLVNSLLNLTKSPDGRIAVKACEGLMLLVSLPEPAAAKCLTQSTCLCELLTDRLATLYKALPQSLDPLDIETVEAINWGLDSYSHKEDASAFPGKRALISFLSWFDYCDQLIKEAQKTTAVAMAKAVRERFFIDVMEPQLMQTSEIGILTSTALLHRIVRQVTSDVLLQELVYFILGEHREPETLADISRHPLRHRLIEHCDHISDEISIMTLRMFEHLLQKPNEHILYNLVLRNLEERNYMEYKPPCQEDKDVVENGQIAGAVDLEEDPLFTDLSPDNTLSAQEWLSASPPVSPEHPKNDGKTEVHKIVNSFLCLVPDEAKSSYHVEGTGYDTYLRDAHRQFRDYCVICLRWEWPGAPRSLEKCNLEASFFEGHFLKVLFERMGRILDQPYDVNLQVTSVLSKLSLFPHPHIHEYLLDPYVNLASGCKSLFSVIVRVVGDLMVRIQRIPDFTPKLLLVRKRLLGLEPEGPIIDHMTLLEGVIVLEEFCKELAAIAFVKYHTSATP; from the exons ctcgcaccttcccttccattACAAGAAGATTTTGTTTACCACTGGAAAGCAATCACCCATTACTACATAGAGACCtcag atGACAAAGCTCCTGTGACTGATACCAACATTCCCTCTCACCTGGAACAGATGTTGGATATTCTGgttcaagaagaaaatgagagggAATCGGGGGAAACAGGACCATGTATGGAATATTTGCTACATCACAAGATTTTGGAGACACTCTACACTCTAGGAAAAGCTGAT TGTCCTCCAGGAATGAAACAGCAAGTTCTGGCTTTTTATACAAAACTTCTTGGAAGAATACGACAGCCTCTTCTTCCCCACATAAATGTGCATAGGCCAGTGCAG AAATTAATCAGGCTGTGTGGTGAGGTTCTGGCAACAccaacagaaaatgaagaaattcagTTTCTCTGCATAGTATGTGCAAAGCTGAAACAGGATCCGTACCTGGTCAACTTCTTCCTTGAG AATAAGTTAAAAGCAATGGCTCTCCAAGGATCAGCAAGTGTAATCACAGAAGACATGATAAAAGACCAAGAGTCGGTGACAACAGACACGGGGCAGCCTGGCCAGCCCGAGGAGACGCCCGGTGCTGCTGGGGCCGAGCACATGGAGAAGGAGGATGAGCTCCCACAGCAGGCAGACGAGCTCTCTTTCAGTCTGGATGAACTCAATGTCACACCTGAGTCCTCCACTGCTTGTCCAAATCAAGACTACAATTTAGTGAATTCTCTGCTAAACCTCACTAAAAGTCCT GATGGCCGGATAGCAGTGAAGGCCTGTGAAGGTCTCATGCTTTTGGTGAGTTTGCCAGAACCAGCAGCTGCCAAGTGCCTGACTCAAAGCACTTGTTTATGTGAATTGTTGACAGACAGGCTGGCCACCCTCTACAAAGCCTTGCCTCAGTCACTGGATCCCTTAGACATTGAAACAGTGGAGGCAATTAACTGGGG CTTGGATTCCTATAGCCACAAAGAAGATGCATctgcttttccagggaaaagagCGTTGATTTCGTTTCTTTCTTGGTTTGACTACTGTGATCAACTCATCAAAGAAGCACAAAAG ACGACTGCTGTTGCTATGGCAAAAGCTGTGCGGGAACGATTCTTCATTGATGTTATGGAACCTCAGCTGATGCAAAC TTCAGAGATCGGAATCCTCACATCAACTGCACTGCTGCACCGCATTGTTCGTCAGGTGACGTCGGacgtgctgctgcaggagctggtgtATTTTATACTTGGAGAGCACAGGGAGCCAGAAACCCTGGCAGACATCAGCAGGCACCCCCTGCGACACCGGCTGATCGAGCACTGTGACCATATTTCTGACGAG ATCAGCATAATGACTTTACGAATGTTTGAGCACCTTTTGCAAAAACCCAATGAGCACATTCTTTATAATTTGGTTCTGAGAAATTTGGAAGAAAGAAACTACATGGAATACAAGCCTCCCTGTCAAGAAGATAAAGATGTTGTAGAGAATGGGCAGATTGCTGGAGCAGT AGACCTGGAGGAAGATCCATTATTTACTGATCTGTCTCCAGATAACACCTTGTCAGCTCAGGAGTGGCTCAGTGCTTCTCCACCTGTCAGTCCAGAACATCCGAAAAATGATGGGAAGACTGAAGTTCACAAAATTGTAAATAG ctttcTCTGTCTTGTACCTGATGAAGCAAAGTCCTCATACCATGTGGAGGGTACAGGTTATGATACTTACCTCAGAGATGCCCACAGACAA TTCCGGGATTATTGTGTCATTTGCTTACGGTGGGAGTGGCCTGGAGCTCCCAGATCTTTGGAAAAGTGCAATTTAGAAGCGTCGTTTTTTGAAGGACACTTCTTGAAAGTCCTGTTTGAAAGAATGGGCAGGATTCTTGATCAG CCCTATGATGTAAATTTACAAGTTACGTCAGTGTTGTCCAAACTGTCCCTGTTTCCCCATCCTCATATACACGAATATCTTTTGGATCCTTACGTCAACCTCGCCTCTGGCTGCAAGTCTCTCTTCTCTGTGATTGTCAGG GTCGTCGGGGACCTCATGGTCAGAATCCAGCGCATCCCAGATTTCACTCCCAAACTTCTGCTGGTCAGGAAGCGCCTGCTGGGCTTGGAGCCGGAGGGGCCCAT CATTGACCACATGACGTTACTAGAGGGCGTGATCGTGCTGGAGGAGTTCTGCAAGGAGCTGGCGGCCATCGCCTTTGTCAAGTACCACACCTCAGCCACGCCCTga